From Desulfatiglans sp., one genomic window encodes:
- a CDS encoding FAD-dependent oxidoreductase has product MMLQATLLMAGLGAFCGLLLGAASRIFYVYEDPRIEQVQDSLAGANCGGCGYAGCAAAAHAVVAGKAPVNVCMVGGDESSVKVAEIMGIKANLVEPQRAFNLCTGGYRASNHYIYEGINTCRAQSMLYGGKRVCSIGCLGFGDCVKACQFGALSLGPDGYPVTDMSKCVGCGACEKACPKDILKVRTLSDRFLHFNTVDDCLAPCAQTCPAQINIPRYITQIRNGDYEGAVHTIRERNPLLLACGRVCPHPCEVNCRRGLEDEPVSINQLKRFAADYEMNSGKRMHVSVSPEKTGKKVAIVGGGPAGLTCAFFLRRLGHDVTIFDSKPKLGGVLRYGIPEYRLPKKVLDWEIEGILNLGIETKTNHTFGKDYNLETLIADGFDAIFLGIGAWKDSPLRVEGEILYGCYTGMDFLSRLAKGEKLHMGKTAVVIGGGNTAIDCSRNLIRHGVEKVYIVYRRTRNEMPANKVEVEAAEHEGVEFLFLSAPIRVKGDNEGKVTHLEYERMELGEPDASGRRRPVPVKDSATLLATDMVVTAIGQAPDLAFAQKVKEKLSELKTTKWNTLDVNPDTWQTSIPFIFSAGDAATGPSLVVEAIGGGRKAARSIHQYITGQEVKCEPGELKKSTYIKGTMFDHVDGVVKKQRAEMIELPVEERIKSFVEVDQVLTEEAAIKESERCLNCCRICYTADINPLVNIKTTVPETALLN; this is encoded by the coding sequence ATGCCGGCTGTGCTGCTGCTGCTCATGCGGTTGTGGCTGGAAAGGCACCGGTAAACGTATGCATGGTTGGCGGCGATGAGTCTTCTGTCAAGGTTGCAGAAATAATGGGAATAAAGGCAAACCTCGTTGAGCCCCAGAGGGCATTTAACCTCTGTACCGGAGGTTACAGGGCAAGCAACCACTATATATATGAGGGTATTAACACATGCAGGGCACAGAGCATGCTTTATGGCGGAAAACGGGTATGCAGTATAGGCTGCCTCGGTTTCGGGGACTGTGTAAAGGCCTGCCAGTTCGGCGCCTTATCTCTTGGCCCTGACGGATACCCGGTTACTGATATGTCAAAGTGTGTTGGATGCGGGGCATGTGAAAAGGCATGCCCGAAAGATATCCTAAAGGTAAGGACCCTTTCTGACAGGTTCCTCCATTTTAATACAGTGGATGACTGTCTTGCCCCATGTGCACAGACATGCCCTGCCCAGATCAATATCCCGCGCTATATAACACAGATCAGAAATGGTGATTATGAGGGGGCAGTGCATACCATCAGGGAAAGAAACCCCCTGCTCCTTGCATGTGGAAGGGTCTGCCCTCACCCCTGTGAGGTAAACTGCCGCAGAGGCTTAGAGGATGAGCCAGTTTCTATAAACCAGCTGAAACGTTTTGCCGCAGATTATGAGATGAATTCAGGTAAAAGGATGCATGTATCTGTTTCCCCTGAAAAAACAGGCAAAAAGGTGGCTATCGTGGGCGGCGGTCCTGCAGGTTTAACCTGTGCCTTTTTCCTTAGAAGGCTGGGTCATGATGTTACTATATTTGACTCCAAGCCCAAGCTTGGAGGTGTGCTCAGGTATGGCATCCCTGAATACAGACTCCCTAAAAAGGTGCTTGACTGGGAAATCGAGGGAATACTTAATCTAGGAATCGAGACAAAAACGAATCACACCTTTGGTAAGGATTATAATCTTGAGACACTTATTGCTGATGGCTTTGACGCCATATTCCTTGGCATAGGGGCATGGAAGGACTCCCCTTTAAGGGTCGAAGGAGAGATCCTTTATGGCTGCTATACCGGTATGGATTTCCTTTCCCGACTTGCAAAGGGGGAAAAGCTCCACATGGGTAAAACAGCCGTTGTTATTGGCGGAGGCAATACGGCCATTGACTGCAGCAGAAACCTCATACGTCATGGGGTTGAAAAGGTCTATATTGTATACAGGAGAACAAGAAATGAGATGCCTGCCAATAAAGTAGAGGTAGAGGCTGCTGAGCATGAGGGAGTTGAATTTTTATTTCTCTCCGCTCCCATACGTGTAAAAGGAGATAATGAAGGTAAGGTTACCCACCTTGAATATGAAAGGATGGAACTTGGAGAACCTGATGCAAGCGGCAGAAGAAGACCTGTGCCGGTTAAGGATTCTGCCACCCTTCTTGCAACAGATATGGTAGTCACCGCTATTGGCCAGGCCCCAGACCTGGCCTTTGCCCAGAAGGTAAAAGAGAAGCTTTCTGAACTTAAGACCACAAAATGGAATACCCTTGATGTAAACCCTGATACATGGCAGACATCCATACCCTTTATCTTTTCAGCAGGTGATGCAGCAACTGGTCCTTCCCTTGTTGTTGAGGCAATAGGCGGCGGCAGAAAGGCGGCAAGGTCAATCCATCAGTACATTACAGGCCAGGAGGTTAAATGCGAGCCCGGCGAACTCAAAAAGTCCACATATATAAAGGGTACCATGTTTGATCATGTGGATGGCGTCGTGAAAAAACAGAGGGCTGAAATGATTGAACTCCCTGTTGAGGAGAGGATCAAGTCATTTGTGGAGGTTGACCAGGTGCTGACTGAAGAGGCAGCAATCAAGGAAAGCGAAAGGTGCCTTAACTGCTGCAGGATATGTTATACAGCAGATATAAACCCCCTTGTAAATATAAAAACAACTGTGCCGGAAACAGCATTATTAAACTAA